A single Alkalinema sp. FACHB-956 DNA region contains:
- a CDS encoding AbrB family transcriptional regulator — protein MMESTDCKSQPVLVGLTRWGVVAAELLIAALGGVGLLAIGLGSGAWILGGIAAGAMVYGIWLNTGATDLKPNRNARKFGQILIGLSIGLSLQNTYLANLAPQLVLFLGLALCLLLCSGLVGALYASLEKTDLLTGVLSTTPGNIGVMASIAGDYSQHAALVSLVQLLRFTAIITIVPAIANSYLHTDSNSLSILQTTLTDLFHGHLQDWGFSAIVIILAVITVQLCTQIQLPVAAFLASIGVGIAWSLLAQALPIHFQMPGMVNILGQILLGMTMGEYWGLSPKFERSRLMRSFIPVGLIFIAGLLTALLAKLLTPWDWLTCLLVAAPGGSPEMIWIALSMHHDVEVVTASHLVRLLTINLSLPWIVAMATHWGQQPFALWDQSEQVKLDSIESEPVDSEPVTVPK, from the coding sequence GTTGCCGCAGAATTATTGATTGCAGCACTGGGTGGTGTTGGTTTATTAGCAATCGGATTAGGCAGTGGAGCGTGGATTTTAGGGGGGATTGCCGCCGGAGCCATGGTCTATGGGATCTGGCTGAACACTGGAGCAACGGATCTCAAGCCCAATCGCAATGCACGTAAGTTTGGCCAAATCTTGATTGGACTGTCGATCGGGCTATCTCTCCAAAACACGTACCTTGCCAATTTAGCGCCGCAACTGGTGTTATTTCTCGGTTTGGCTTTATGTTTACTCCTGTGTAGTGGATTGGTGGGTGCACTCTATGCCTCCCTTGAGAAAACCGATCTACTAACGGGTGTCCTCTCTACCACCCCTGGCAATATTGGAGTCATGGCTAGCATCGCAGGCGACTATAGTCAGCATGCAGCACTGGTCTCACTAGTACAATTGCTACGCTTTACCGCGATTATTACCATCGTTCCTGCGATCGCGAATAGTTACCTCCATACCGATTCCAATAGCTTGTCCATTCTTCAAACAACGCTAACCGATTTGTTCCATGGACACCTTCAGGACTGGGGCTTTTCTGCGATCGTCATCATTCTGGCCGTCATCACCGTACAGTTGTGTACCCAAATCCAGCTACCCGTCGCAGCCTTTCTGGCCTCAATAGGCGTCGGAATTGCCTGGTCTCTGTTGGCCCAGGCATTACCTATTCATTTCCAAATGCCTGGAATGGTGAATATCCTTGGACAGATTCTCTTAGGCATGACCATGGGTGAGTATTGGGGGCTGAGTCCAAAATTTGAGCGCAGTCGTTTGATGCGATCGTTCATTCCCGTCGGGTTAATTTTCATCGCGGGATTGCTCACCGCCCTCCTCGCAAAACTCCTCACCCCATGGGACTGGTTGACCTGCTTACTAGTCGCTGCGCCGGGAGGATCCCCCGAAATGATTTGGATCGCCTTATCCATGCACCATGATGTTGAAGTAGTCACCGCTAGTCATTTAGTGCGTTTACTCACAATTAATCTTTCGTTGCCTTGGATCGTCGCCATGGCAACCCATTGGGGTCAACAGCCCTTCGCGTTATGGGATCAATCAGAACAGGTCAAGTTAGACTCTATTGAATCAGAACCGGTTGACTCGGAACCCGTTACAGTTCCAAAGTAA